In one Mycobacterium sp. NBC_00419 genomic region, the following are encoded:
- a CDS encoding NAD(P)H-binding protein: MRILVTGATGYVGSRLVAALLRDGHEVVAATRDPAKLGRFGWCDRVDAVLLDADDPGTVEAAFAVAGPIDVVYYLVHGIGIEGYRDRDNAGAATVAAAAAAAGVRRIVYLGGFVPDGDVLSEHLAGRAEVAAALSVDGGPELVWLGAAVILGAGSTSFEMVRYVGDRFWLIPLPPWADNDIDPISIRDVLYYLLLAADPASVPAGAYDIVGPTTTTYRGLLESYVDATGAVRGGLPVGDVLPHALVGRVAGAAVPVPSGLAADLIASLDHSMTASGTVLGDYVPDPPGGLTEIDAAVAAAVASPPPRPVDELADPHHLADSDPVWAGGDTLRLQRLAAAVTPSVAHSALGLLAAVPGPLAGVLRSGLDFVLAKVPTR; encoded by the coding sequence ATGCGCATCCTGGTCACCGGCGCCACCGGATATGTGGGCTCTCGGCTGGTGGCTGCACTCCTGCGGGACGGCCACGAGGTGGTGGCCGCTACCCGCGATCCGGCGAAGCTCGGCCGATTCGGCTGGTGTGACCGCGTCGACGCGGTACTGCTCGACGCCGACGACCCGGGGACCGTCGAGGCGGCCTTCGCCGTGGCCGGGCCGATCGACGTCGTCTACTACCTCGTGCACGGCATCGGGATCGAGGGCTACCGGGACCGCGACAACGCGGGCGCGGCCACCGTCGCAGCCGCCGCCGCGGCGGCCGGGGTGCGGCGCATCGTCTATCTCGGCGGGTTCGTCCCCGACGGGGACGTGTTGTCCGAGCACCTGGCCGGGCGGGCCGAAGTCGCCGCGGCGCTGTCCGTGGACGGCGGCCCGGAACTGGTGTGGCTGGGGGCGGCCGTCATCCTCGGCGCGGGGTCGACGTCGTTCGAGATGGTGCGTTATGTCGGCGACCGGTTCTGGCTGATCCCGTTGCCGCCGTGGGCCGATAACGACATCGACCCGATCTCGATCCGCGACGTCCTCTATTACCTGCTGCTGGCGGCCGATCCGGCCAGCGTGCCGGCCGGGGCCTACGACATCGTCGGGCCGACGACCACCACGTACCGCGGACTGCTGGAAAGCTATGTCGATGCCACAGGAGCGGTGCGCGGCGGGCTGCCGGTCGGTGACGTCCTCCCGCACGCACTGGTCGGCCGGGTGGCCGGCGCGGCGGTACCGGTGCCGAGCGGACTGGCCGCTGATCTCATCGCATCGCTGGACCATTCCATGACGGCCTCCGGCACCGTGTTGGGTGACTACGTGCCGGATCCGCCGGGGGGTCTGACCGAGATCGACGCCGCCGTCGCCGCCGCGGTAGCCAGTCCGCCGCCGCGACCGGTGGACGAACTGGCCGACCCCCACCACCTCGCCGACAGCGACCCGGTCTGGGCCGGCGGTGACACCCTGCGACTGCAACGCCTCGCTGCCGCGGTGACGCCGTCGGTGGCGCACTCCGCGCTGGGATTGTTGGCGGCGGTGCCCGGCCCGCTCGCCGGGGTGCTGCGTAGCGGGCTGGACTTCGTATTGGCTAAGGTGCCGACACGATGA
- a CDS encoding enoyl-CoA hydratase, whose product MTTVDAPHTYSGHAELTASLENGVLTLTLNRPDSLNALNAPMLQTLAESLERAAGDPRVKVVRLGGAGRGFCSGAGIGAEDQSNRSPDTDEVLTQANRAVRAISSLPKPVVAVVHGPAAGVGVSLALASDIVLASEKAFFLLAFTKIGLMPDGGASALVAAAIGRIRAMRMALLAERISATEAFEFGLVSAVHPADELEAAVTTVIDTLASRPAVALRKTKQAVNDATLTELEAAIEREVDGQRILLASHDFREGTLAFQENREPSFTDE is encoded by the coding sequence ATGACCACGGTCGACGCTCCCCACACCTACTCCGGTCACGCCGAATTGACGGCATCTCTCGAAAACGGCGTTCTCACACTGACACTCAATCGGCCGGACAGCCTCAACGCCCTCAACGCGCCGATGCTGCAGACCCTCGCCGAGAGCCTGGAGCGCGCCGCCGGGGACCCCCGCGTCAAGGTGGTGCGCCTCGGCGGAGCCGGTCGCGGGTTCTGCTCAGGAGCGGGCATCGGCGCCGAGGACCAGTCCAACCGCTCACCGGACACCGACGAGGTGCTGACCCAGGCCAACCGCGCGGTACGCGCCATCTCGAGCCTGCCCAAGCCGGTGGTGGCGGTGGTGCACGGGCCGGCCGCTGGTGTCGGGGTGTCCTTGGCGCTGGCCTCCGACATCGTATTGGCTTCAGAGAAGGCGTTTTTCCTGCTGGCGTTCACCAAGATCGGGCTGATGCCCGACGGTGGCGCATCAGCGTTGGTGGCCGCCGCGATCGGGCGCATCCGCGCGATGCGGATGGCACTTCTGGCTGAACGCATTTCGGCCACCGAGGCCTTCGAGTTCGGCCTGGTGAGCGCGGTGCATCCGGCAGATGAACTGGAGGCGGCGGTGACCACGGTGATCGACACCCTGGCGTCGCGGCCCGCGGTGGCGCTGCGCAAGACCAAGCAGGCCGTCAACGACGCGACACTGACCGAGCTCGAGGCCGCGATCGAACGCGAGGTGGACGGGCAGCGAATCCTGTTGGCGTCCCACGATTTCCGCGAGGGCACCCTGGCGTTCCAGGAAAATCGGGAGCCTAGCTTCACCGACGAGTAG
- a CDS encoding thiolase family protein has translation MAEAVIVEAVRAPVGKRNGALSGVHPAELSAQVLNGLVERAGVDPALVDDVIWGCVMQAGEQALDIARTALLSAGWPESVPGVTVDRQCGSSQQSLHFAVAGVVAGHYDVVVAGGVESMSRTPMGSSLANGGNPYGASFKARYAKTPNQGVGAEMIAEQWGLSRTQLDEFSLRSHEKAAAAQDSGAFKDQIVGIKTQDADGNDTVVLEDGGIRRGGTLESMAKIKPAFKDDGVIHAGNSSQISDGSAALLVMSAEKAKDLGLKPLAKVHTAVLAGADPVIMLTAPIPATQKALKKSGLTVDQIGAFEVNEAFAPVPMAWLKDIGADESRLNPNGGAIALGHPLGGSGARILTTLLYHMRDNNIQYGLQTMCEGGGQANATILELL, from the coding sequence ATGGCTGAAGCGGTCATTGTCGAGGCTGTGCGCGCACCAGTCGGTAAGCGCAACGGCGCACTGTCCGGGGTGCACCCCGCCGAGTTGTCGGCCCAGGTGCTCAACGGCCTGGTCGAGCGGGCCGGTGTCGACCCGGCTCTCGTCGACGACGTGATCTGGGGCTGCGTCATGCAGGCCGGTGAGCAGGCGCTCGACATCGCCCGCACCGCGTTGCTCAGTGCCGGCTGGCCCGAGTCCGTCCCGGGTGTGACCGTGGACCGCCAGTGCGGTTCCAGCCAGCAGTCGCTGCACTTCGCTGTCGCCGGAGTGGTGGCCGGCCACTACGACGTCGTCGTCGCCGGTGGCGTCGAGTCGATGTCGCGCACGCCGATGGGCTCCTCGCTGGCCAACGGCGGCAACCCCTACGGTGCGTCGTTCAAGGCGCGCTACGCCAAGACCCCGAACCAGGGCGTCGGCGCCGAGATGATCGCCGAGCAGTGGGGCCTCAGCCGCACCCAGCTCGACGAGTTCTCCCTGCGTTCGCACGAAAAGGCCGCTGCAGCACAGGATTCCGGCGCATTCAAGGATCAGATCGTCGGCATCAAGACCCAGGACGCCGACGGCAACGACACCGTGGTGCTCGAGGATGGCGGTATCCGCCGCGGCGGAACGCTCGAGTCGATGGCCAAGATCAAGCCCGCGTTCAAAGACGACGGCGTGATCCACGCCGGCAACTCCAGCCAGATCTCCGACGGTTCGGCCGCGCTGCTGGTCATGTCGGCCGAGAAGGCCAAGGATCTGGGACTCAAGCCGTTGGCCAAGGTGCACACCGCGGTGCTCGCCGGCGCCGATCCGGTCATCATGCTGACCGCTCCGATCCCGGCTACGCAGAAGGCGTTGAAGAAGTCGGGCCTGACCGTCGACCAGATCGGTGCGTTCGAGGTCAACGAGGCCTTCGCCCCGGTGCCGATGGCCTGGCTCAAGGACATCGGCGCCGACGAGTCCAGGCTCAACCCCAACGGTGGCGCGATCGCGCTGGGCCACCCGCTGGGCGGCTCCGGTGCCCGCATCCTGACCACGCTGCTTTATCACATGCGGGACAACAACATTCAATACGGCCTGCAGACCATGTGCGAGGGCGGCGGCCAGGCCAACGCCACCATCCTCGAGCTGCTCTAG
- a CDS encoding CPBP family intramembrane glutamic endopeptidase has protein sequence MTVLSQIRAVAANIAVPRQEWPSVVRRRRILVCVVLVLGAVLLGYSLSRRPGDENFYWLTLVLAAVWTAGAVLSGPLHLGCIRWQGRNQRPVITGVAVGLALGVVFLLGGLVVREIPLIAERITRVLEYTNHGNLTLIVVITLVNGFAEELFFRGALYSALGAFHPVLISTLLYSVATSASGNPMLGFAAIILGTVCAWERRATGGVLAPVLTHVVWGLIMVLALPPLFGL, from the coding sequence ATGACCGTGCTGTCGCAGATCCGCGCCGTGGCCGCCAATATCGCTGTGCCGCGTCAGGAATGGCCCTCGGTGGTGCGCCGCCGGCGGATCCTGGTCTGCGTCGTGCTGGTGCTCGGCGCGGTCCTGCTCGGATACTCCCTGAGCCGGCGGCCCGGCGACGAGAACTTCTACTGGCTGACGCTGGTGCTGGCCGCGGTGTGGACGGCGGGCGCGGTGCTCTCCGGGCCGTTGCACCTCGGCTGTATCCGCTGGCAGGGGCGCAACCAGCGACCCGTCATCACCGGAGTCGCCGTCGGGCTCGCGCTGGGTGTGGTGTTCCTGCTCGGCGGTCTGGTGGTTCGCGAGATCCCGCTCATCGCCGAACGCATCACCCGCGTCCTGGAGTACACCAACCACGGCAATCTCACGCTGATCGTCGTCATCACGCTGGTCAACGGCTTCGCCGAGGAACTGTTCTTCCGCGGTGCGCTCTACAGCGCGCTCGGCGCGTTCCACCCGGTGCTGATCTCCACGCTGCTCTACTCCGTGGCGACCTCGGCGAGCGGTAACCCCATGCTGGGGTTCGCCGCGATCATCCTCGGCACGGTGTGCGCGTGGGAACGCCGAGCCACCGGGGGAGTGCTGGCACCCGTGCTCACCCACGTGGTGTGGGGGCTGATCATGGTGCTGGCACTGCCGCCGCTGTTCGGCCTCTAA
- a CDS encoding DUF3556 domain-containing protein, with protein MGFLKQEVPVIDFETWSKGTRAEKIKPMARHWAEVGFGTPVILHLFYVVKILLYIFIAALFALATKGIDGWGNIGQWWSEPIVFEKAVLYTMLFEVVGLGCGFGPLNNRFFPPMGSIIYWLRPNTIRLPPWPNRVPLTKGDRRGPVDVALYGALIVMLLVALFSDGTGPIPALGTEVGLLPTWQIVAVLVLLALASLRDKVIFLAARGEVYASFAVAFLFAGVDVIIALKLVCMAIWIGAATSKLTRHFPFVISTMMSNSPVMRPRFLKRMFFANFPEDLRPGRLSHVLAHVSTAIEMGIPLVLFFSHGGWPTAIAAFVMVCFHLGILSAIPMGVPLEWNVFMIFSVLSLFVAHAQVGISDLTSPWPVVLFAVLATFVVLGNTVPRKVSFLPGMRYYAGNWDTTLWCIKPSAEAKIDKNLVAIANMPAAQLEKFYGSKEAAQIPIYMGYAFRAFNTHGKALFTLAHRAMAGYNEDDYSITDGERICSMAIGWNFGDGHMHNEQLINAMQQRCGFEPGEVRVVLLDAQPLHKQRQEYRLVDAATGEFERGWVAVADMATRQPWDDDLPVHVTSGK; from the coding sequence ATGGGATTTCTGAAGCAAGAAGTACCCGTCATCGACTTCGAGACGTGGAGCAAGGGCACGCGGGCCGAGAAGATCAAGCCGATGGCGCGGCACTGGGCCGAGGTGGGGTTCGGCACGCCGGTCATCCTGCATCTGTTCTACGTCGTCAAGATCCTGCTCTACATCTTCATCGCCGCCCTGTTCGCGTTGGCCACCAAGGGGATTGACGGCTGGGGCAATATCGGGCAGTGGTGGTCGGAGCCGATCGTCTTCGAGAAGGCCGTGCTGTACACGATGCTGTTCGAGGTCGTCGGCCTCGGCTGCGGCTTCGGGCCGTTGAACAACCGGTTCTTCCCCCCGATGGGCTCGATCATCTACTGGTTGCGGCCGAACACCATTCGGCTGCCACCGTGGCCGAACCGGGTGCCGCTGACAAAGGGTGATCGTCGCGGGCCGGTCGACGTCGCGCTCTACGGGGCGCTCATCGTCATGCTCCTGGTCGCCCTGTTCTCCGACGGCACCGGACCCATCCCCGCACTGGGCACCGAGGTGGGCCTGCTGCCGACCTGGCAGATCGTGGCCGTTCTGGTTCTGCTGGCGCTGGCCAGCCTGCGCGACAAGGTGATCTTCCTGGCCGCCCGCGGTGAGGTCTACGCCAGCTTCGCGGTGGCGTTCCTGTTCGCCGGGGTCGACGTCATCATCGCCCTCAAGCTGGTCTGCATGGCGATCTGGATCGGCGCCGCGACCTCCAAGCTCACCCGGCACTTCCCGTTCGTCATCTCCACGATGATGTCCAACAGCCCGGTGATGCGGCCCCGCTTCCTCAAGCGCATGTTCTTCGCGAACTTCCCCGAGGATCTGCGGCCGGGGCGCTTGTCCCATGTCCTGGCCCACGTCAGCACGGCCATCGAGATGGGCATCCCGCTGGTGCTGTTCTTCTCCCACGGTGGCTGGCCGACAGCGATTGCGGCTTTCGTGATGGTCTGCTTCCACCTCGGCATCCTCTCGGCGATCCCGATGGGGGTGCCGCTGGAGTGGAACGTCTTCATGATCTTCTCGGTGCTGTCGCTGTTCGTCGCGCATGCGCAGGTCGGCATCAGCGACCTGACCAGCCCGTGGCCGGTGGTGCTGTTCGCGGTGCTGGCCACCTTCGTCGTCCTCGGCAACACGGTCCCGCGCAAGGTCTCCTTCCTGCCCGGCATGCGCTACTACGCCGGCAACTGGGACACCACGCTGTGGTGCATCAAGCCGTCGGCTGAGGCGAAGATCGACAAGAACCTGGTCGCGATCGCCAACATGCCCGCCGCCCAGTTGGAGAAGTTCTACGGCAGCAAGGAAGCCGCCCAGATCCCGATCTACATGGGCTACGCCTTCCGCGCGTTCAACACCCACGGCAAGGCGTTGTTCACGCTGGCCCACCGCGCCATGGCCGGGTACAACGAGGACGACTACTCGATCACCGACGGCGAACGCATATGCAGCATGGCCATCGGCTGGAACTTCGGCGACGGCCACATGCACAACGAGCAGCTGATCAACGCGATGCAGCAGCGCTGCGGATTCGAGCCCGGCGAAGTGCGGGTGGTTCTGCTCGACGCCCAGCCGCTGCACAAACAGCGCCAGGAGTACCGCCTCGTCGACGCCGCGACCGGCGAGTTCGAGCGCGGCTGGGTGGCGGTCGCCGACATGGCCACCCGCCAGCCGTGGGACGACGACCTGCCTGTGCACGTCACCAGCGGCAAGTAG
- a CDS encoding WS/DGAT domain-containing protein — protein sequence MTAVDAQMFWMSAATSSDQIILYAFDGSPADPGAAVEELMRRAQACDELRLRVVEAGRWRYPRWQHGAVDPGQFVVHSGATLDWQDCVDAAARLRGDQLDLHDMTWRAYIYPAVRDLPGCSGVGSVVVMQLGHAYADGSRGTALAGALLGRQQPVPVPAPGRRGFLPARGVAAARAHRALVRDTEAGLVPPPAPGCPLLSINRRPHAGSVVRTLVLGRDELATPTVTIGVLVAVSEALAGYLAARGEDTSALGAEVTMAGQQDSSAHNNFRNVGIRLHPDADRVRRAELIGAELAAARRRGEHPALRASAAAFAATPAALLRWGVRQFDPAARSPTVTGNTVVSSVNRGPADLSFGGSPVLFAAGFSALSPMMSLTHGVHGLGDIVTISVHADPDNLDVDDYLDRLRIAFGR from the coding sequence ATGACCGCGGTGGACGCGCAGATGTTCTGGATGTCGGCGGCCACGTCCAGCGACCAGATCATTCTGTATGCCTTCGACGGTTCGCCGGCCGACCCGGGCGCCGCAGTCGAGGAGCTGATGCGGCGGGCGCAGGCGTGTGACGAGCTGCGGCTGCGGGTGGTCGAGGCGGGTCGGTGGCGCTACCCGCGATGGCAGCACGGGGCGGTCGACCCCGGCCAGTTCGTCGTCCACTCCGGCGCCACGCTGGACTGGCAGGACTGTGTGGACGCCGCGGCGCGACTGCGCGGCGACCAACTCGATCTTCACGACATGACCTGGCGTGCATACATTTATCCCGCGGTGCGCGACCTGCCCGGCTGCTCGGGCGTGGGCTCGGTGGTGGTGATGCAGTTGGGCCATGCCTACGCCGACGGTAGCCGGGGGACCGCACTCGCCGGCGCGCTGCTGGGCCGTCAACAGCCGGTACCGGTGCCCGCTCCGGGCAGGCGCGGATTCCTGCCTGCCCGTGGAGTCGCCGCCGCGCGGGCGCACCGCGCACTGGTACGCGACACCGAGGCCGGGCTGGTGCCGCCGCCCGCGCCGGGGTGCCCGCTGCTCAGCATCAACCGGCGGCCCCACGCGGGATCGGTGGTGCGCACGCTGGTGTTGGGCCGCGACGAGCTGGCCACCCCGACGGTGACGATCGGCGTGCTGGTCGCGGTGTCCGAGGCGCTGGCGGGATATCTCGCCGCACGGGGCGAGGACACCTCGGCACTGGGTGCTGAAGTCACGATGGCCGGACAGCAGGATTCCAGCGCCCACAACAACTTTCGCAATGTCGGCATCCGGCTGCATCCCGACGCCGACCGCGTCCGGCGGGCCGAGCTGATCGGCGCCGAGCTGGCCGCCGCGCGCCGGCGCGGCGAGCACCCCGCGTTACGGGCGTCGGCCGCCGCCTTCGCCGCAACCCCCGCGGCGTTGTTGCGCTGGGGTGTGCGGCAGTTCGACCCGGCGGCCCGTTCGCCGACGGTCACCGGAAACACGGTGGTGTCCAGCGTGAACCGCGGGCCGGCGGATCTGTCCTTCGGTGGATCCCCGGTGTTGTTCGCCGCCGGGTTCTCCGCGCTGTCGCCGATGATGAGCCTGACCCACGGTGTGCACGGCCTCGGCGACATCGTCACCATCAGCGTGCACGCCGACCCCGACAACCTCGACGTCGACGACTACCTTGACCGCTTGAGAATCGCGTTTGGCCGTTGA
- a CDS encoding DoxX family protein: MTAYDVGLLILRLVLGLTMAAHGYNKFFGGGRIKGTAGWFESIGMKPGTFHARVAASTEVAAGLGLAVGLLTPVTAAGFVALMLVAAWTVHRHNGFFIVKEGWEYNLVLAAAAVTLAATGAGKLSLDYALFKNTSLYDLLHGWPGLAIAVGLGLAGGIGQLAIFYRPPAKA, translated from the coding sequence GTGACTGCCTACGACGTCGGATTGCTGATCCTGCGGCTGGTGCTCGGCCTGACCATGGCCGCGCACGGCTACAACAAGTTCTTCGGCGGCGGCCGCATCAAGGGCACTGCCGGCTGGTTCGAGAGCATCGGCATGAAGCCGGGCACCTTCCATGCCCGGGTGGCCGCGAGCACCGAGGTGGCGGCGGGTCTGGGCTTGGCGGTCGGTCTGCTGACGCCCGTCACCGCCGCGGGCTTCGTGGCGCTGATGCTCGTCGCGGCGTGGACGGTGCACCGGCACAACGGCTTCTTCATCGTCAAGGAGGGCTGGGAGTACAACCTGGTGCTGGCGGCGGCAGCGGTCACGCTCGCCGCGACCGGGGCGGGCAAGCTCAGCCTGGACTACGCCCTGTTCAAGAACACCAGCCTGTACGACCTGCTGCACGGGTGGCCGGGGTTGGCCATCGCGGTGGGGCTAGGGCTCGCCGGCGGCATCGGTCAGCTGGCGATCTTCTACCGTCCCCCCGCCAAGGCCTGA
- a CDS encoding fasciclin domain-containing protein — protein MSTRTKSLGVAAAIAAIAVAIPTAVQAYADPTTPTTDTAAPTTSAIPVPTMTQLPDPQGPGCDAYKNKVPTGAGSITSMGSQVASVAIANNPDLSTFSAAISGKLNPAVNVTSALDGGPYVVFAPTDEAFAKLDESTLATLKSDPAVLLPTVFYHMVLGYLGPNDVAGKMPTQDGRLISVTGKGGDIKVNDTAKVVCSYTAKGAYIYMIDTVLTPSEAGTTTSTTSTTATTSSEAPSTTPTSEAPASTSATPTTTKAPA, from the coding sequence GTGAGCACTCGTACCAAGAGCCTCGGCGTGGCCGCGGCCATCGCCGCCATCGCCGTCGCGATCCCGACGGCCGTGCAGGCCTACGCCGATCCGACCACCCCGACCACGGATACCGCAGCGCCGACCACCTCGGCGATCCCGGTGCCCACCATGACCCAGCTGCCCGATCCGCAGGGTCCGGGCTGCGACGCCTACAAGAACAAGGTGCCCACCGGGGCCGGTTCGATCACCAGCATGGGCAGCCAGGTCGCCTCGGTCGCGATCGCCAACAACCCGGATCTGAGCACCTTCAGTGCGGCCATCTCCGGCAAGCTGAATCCGGCCGTCAACGTCACCTCGGCCCTCGACGGCGGCCCCTACGTCGTGTTCGCGCCGACCGACGAGGCGTTCGCGAAACTTGACGAGTCCACCCTGGCGACGCTGAAGAGCGATCCGGCGGTGCTGCTGCCGACGGTCTTCTACCACATGGTGCTCGGCTACCTGGGCCCCAACGACGTCGCCGGCAAGATGCCCACCCAGGACGGCCGGCTGATCAGTGTCACCGGCAAGGGTGGCGACATCAAGGTCAACGACACCGCGAAGGTCGTCTGCAGCTACACCGCCAAGGGCGCCTACATCTACATGATCGACACGGTGCTGACCCCGAGCGAGGCGGGCACGACGACGTCGACCACCTCGACCACGGCCACCACCTCCAGTGAGGCGCCGTCGACGACGCCGACCAGCGAAGCACCGGCCAGTACGTCGGCGACGCCGACGACCACCAAGGCTCCTGCCTAG
- a CDS encoding crotonase/enoyl-CoA hydratase family protein — protein MSDVQAPAALYERRGNVALITINRPEARNAVNAAVSTALGDAVQQAQDDAEVWAVVITGAGDKSFCAGADLKALSRRENIFHPQHPEWGFAGYVRHAIDKPTIAAVNGTALGGGTELALASDLVVAAQSATFGLPEVKRGLVAAAGGVFRIVEQLPRKVAMGLLFTGEPITADEALQWGLINQVVADATVVDAALALAQRITVNAPLAVQASKRIAVGVDVEDGRATVTADEVGWSRTMREIGTLMKSEDAKEGPLAFAEKRPPVWKAR, from the coding sequence GTGTCAGACGTGCAAGCCCCCGCCGCTCTTTACGAGCGGCGGGGCAACGTCGCGCTGATCACCATCAACCGGCCCGAGGCCCGCAACGCGGTTAACGCCGCGGTCAGCACGGCTCTCGGTGACGCCGTGCAGCAGGCGCAGGATGACGCCGAGGTGTGGGCGGTGGTGATCACCGGCGCCGGCGACAAGTCGTTCTGCGCCGGTGCCGACCTTAAAGCACTCTCGCGGCGGGAGAACATCTTTCACCCGCAGCACCCGGAATGGGGCTTCGCCGGTTACGTCCGGCACGCGATCGACAAGCCCACCATCGCCGCCGTGAACGGCACCGCGCTCGGCGGCGGCACCGAGCTGGCGCTGGCCAGTGATCTCGTGGTCGCCGCGCAGAGCGCCACGTTCGGTCTGCCGGAGGTCAAGCGCGGACTGGTGGCCGCCGCGGGCGGGGTGTTCCGGATCGTCGAACAACTGCCACGCAAGGTGGCCATGGGTCTGCTGTTCACCGGTGAACCCATCACCGCCGACGAGGCGCTGCAGTGGGGCCTGATCAACCAGGTGGTGGCCGACGCCACCGTGGTCGACGCGGCTTTGGCTCTGGCACAACGCATTACCGTCAACGCGCCGCTGGCTGTTCAGGCCAGCAAGCGCATCGCGGTGGGTGTCGACGTTGAAGACGGCAGGGCCACCGTCACTGCCGACGAGGTCGGCTGGTCGCGCACCATGCGCGAGATCGGCACCTTGATGAAGTCCGAGGACGCCAAGGAGGGGCCGCTGGCCTTCGCCGAGAAGCGTCCGCCGGTGTGGAAGGCGCGCTAG
- the tet(V) gene encoding tetracycline efflux MFS transporter Tet(V), with product MGTPCEVDPPVRTTGGWRVLAPFGYREFRLLITAMSISLFAEGMWTVVMALQVIALANDPAALSLVAACMAVGMLAFVLVGGIVADRVNQRAVIIAVETANVTATGAIAALGMTGSLRLWHMAVAAAVLGIGAAFFFPAYSAYLPRILPAEHLLAANGLEGAIRPTLQQAIGPAVAGIIVGATFPSLGTVTVAVLFAVGLTLLVSMRPNRGEHIVLEVEREKPHPLADLRDGLRFVLRTPWLRWTLMFASTWVFLALGPIDVLLPFVARERFAHGEQVYGFMLAAFGLGSALGALVVSSRLLPRRYLTVMMTMWGAGSLPLAVVGTTSSLPVMVIALFTVGVADGVGMVIWGTLLQRRVPPEMLGRVSSLDFFVSLAFMPVSMAVAGPLSKVVPVEYIFAAAGILPVLLAAVALVAARMPRDEIANPLR from the coding sequence ATGGGCACGCCGTGTGAGGTAGACCCGCCGGTGCGCACCACCGGCGGCTGGCGTGTGCTCGCGCCCTTCGGCTACCGCGAATTCCGTCTGCTCATCACGGCGATGTCTATCTCACTGTTTGCCGAAGGCATGTGGACCGTCGTGATGGCCCTGCAGGTCATCGCCCTGGCCAACGACCCCGCGGCGTTGTCGCTGGTGGCCGCCTGCATGGCGGTGGGCATGCTCGCCTTCGTCCTCGTCGGTGGCATCGTGGCCGACCGGGTCAACCAGCGCGCCGTCATCATCGCGGTCGAAACCGCCAATGTGACGGCGACCGGTGCGATCGCCGCCCTGGGCATGACCGGCTCATTGCGCTTGTGGCACATGGCCGTTGCCGCGGCGGTGCTCGGTATCGGCGCAGCGTTCTTCTTTCCCGCCTACAGTGCCTACCTGCCGCGCATCCTGCCCGCCGAGCACCTTTTGGCCGCCAACGGCCTCGAGGGCGCGATCCGGCCGACACTGCAGCAGGCGATCGGCCCGGCGGTGGCGGGCATCATCGTCGGAGCGACCTTCCCGTCGCTCGGCACGGTCACGGTGGCCGTGCTGTTCGCCGTCGGCCTGACCCTGCTGGTGTCCATGCGGCCCAATCGGGGCGAGCACATCGTGTTGGAGGTCGAGCGCGAAAAGCCGCACCCGCTGGCCGATTTGCGCGACGGTCTACGGTTCGTGCTGCGCACACCCTGGCTGCGCTGGACGCTGATGTTCGCCAGCACCTGGGTGTTCCTGGCGCTGGGCCCGATCGACGTGCTGCTGCCGTTCGTCGCCCGCGAACGCTTTGCCCACGGCGAGCAGGTCTACGGCTTCATGTTGGCGGCCTTCGGCCTGGGTAGTGCACTGGGTGCGCTGGTGGTGTCCTCCCGGCTGCTGCCGCGGCGCTACCTGACGGTGATGATGACGATGTGGGGTGCGGGGTCGCTGCCGCTGGCGGTGGTGGGCACGACGTCCTCGCTGCCGGTGATGGTGATCGCGTTGTTCACCGTGGGCGTGGCCGACGGCGTGGGCATGGTCATCTGGGGCACCCTGCTGCAGCGCCGGGTGCCGCCGGAGATGCTGGGCCGGGTCTCGAGCCTGGACTTCTTCGTCTCGCTGGCCTTCATGCCGGTGTCGATGGCCGTCGCCGGCCCGCTGTCGAAGGTGGTGCCGGTGGAGTACATCTTCGCCGCGGCGGGCATCCTGCCGGTGCTGCTGGCCGCGGTCGCCCTCGTCGCGGCGCGGATGCCCCGCGACGAGATCGCCAATCCGCTGCGTTAG
- a CDS encoding gamma carbonic anhydrase family protein yields MSPMAEPLIISLHGRTPELHPEAWVAPNASLIGWVRLGARSSVWYSATLRAEAEPIDVGAGTNIQDGATLHVDPEYPLSLGSGVTVGHNAVLHGCTVEDGCLIGMGAIVLNGAVIGAGSIVAAGALVPQGVVVPPRSLIAGVPGKVRRELSDAELAGNRINAAVYEDLMLLHRSAT; encoded by the coding sequence ATGTCGCCCATGGCCGAGCCCCTGATCATCTCGCTGCACGGACGCACCCCCGAACTGCACCCGGAAGCCTGGGTCGCCCCCAACGCCAGCCTCATCGGCTGGGTCCGGCTGGGCGCGCGTTCCAGTGTCTGGTACTCCGCGACGCTGCGGGCCGAGGCCGAACCGATCGATGTCGGCGCCGGAACCAACATCCAGGACGGCGCGACCCTGCACGTCGACCCGGAATACCCGCTGAGCCTGGGCAGCGGCGTCACCGTCGGGCACAACGCCGTGCTGCACGGCTGCACTGTCGAGGACGGCTGCCTGATCGGCATGGGTGCGATCGTGCTCAACGGCGCGGTGATCGGCGCCGGATCGATCGTGGCCGCCGGCGCCCTGGTCCCGCAGGGCGTGGTCGTCCCGCCGCGTTCGCTGATCGCCGGCGTTCCGGGCAAGGTCCGCCGCGAACTCAGCGATGCCGAACTGGCCGGCAACCGGATCAACGCCGCGGTCTACGAGGACCTGATGCTGCTGCACCGCAGCGCGACGTAG